One Phycisphaerae bacterium DNA segment encodes these proteins:
- a CDS encoding cytosolic protein — translation MECKKQRNLSFCSCSYSGCSKQGVCCECLQYHLKNRELPGCCFPPDAERTYDRSFENFARAWKL, via the coding sequence GTGGAATGCAAAAAGCAGCGTAACTTAAGTTTTTGCAGTTGTTCATATAGTGGGTGTTCGAAGCAGGGTGTATGCTGCGAGTGCCTGCAGTATCATTTGAAGAATCGGGAATTGCCGGGCTGCTGTTTTCCGCCGGATGCGGAGCGGACGTATGACCGGTCATTTGAGAACTTTGCTCGGGCGTGGAAGCTGTAG